The genomic region GCGGTGTTGTTGCATCTGGCCGTTGCGGCCGACCTCACAACTCACCCCGGCGGGTCGGCTCCGGCGACCCACGGTAGTGCGCTCACAGCACGATGTTGACCAACTTCGGCGGTCGGGCGATGACCTTGCGGGGCTCCGCCCCACCGACGAGTTCGGCGACCTTGGCGGTACCAAGCGCCGCAGCGACGGCATCAGCCTCGGTGATATCGGGGGCGACCTCGAGGCGCTCGCGCACCTTGCCGTTGATCTGCACGACCATCGTCACGGTATCCGCCACCAGCTTCGACTCTTCGAAGGTGGGCCAGGACTCCCGGTGGATGTGAACGTTGCCGCTGCTGATCCCGGCCTCGACGCGCCGCTTCCACAGCTCCGCGGTGACGTGCGGGGTGGCCGGAGCCATGAGCAACAGCAGCGTGTCGATCGAGCGTTGCAGCACCTCACCGTTGGCACCCGTTTCGGACTGCACGTAGCGGTACAGGTCGTTGGTGAAGGCCATGAACTTCGCCACCGCGGTGTTGTAGCTCCAACGGTCGAAATCCGAGGTGACCTCGCTGATGACCACGTTGCGGGCGCGTTCGATCGCCTGGTCCGCTGCGGTCGGTTCTCCCGAGCGAACCTCGCCGATCACGTCGTTTCCGGGCACGGAGAGTCGCCACACGCGACCCAGGAAACGCAGCGCACCGTCGATCGAGACGTCCTCCCAGTCGACGTCGTCCTGTGGCGGCTTGAGTCCGAGTTGTGCGAGGCGCAGCGCGTCGGCCCCCTGGTTGTCGATGATCTCCTCGGGGGCGACGAGGTTGCCCTTGGACTTCGACATCTTGGATCCGGCGAGGCGGATCATTCCCTGGGTGAACAGGCGTTTGAACGGCTCGCGCAGGTCCGCCGGCACCAGGCCCAGGTCCGACAGCGCCTTGGTGAAAAAGCGCGCATACATGAGGTGCAGCACCGCGTGTTCGGCGCCCCCGATGTACTGATCGACCGGCAACCACTTGGCGATCACCTCGGGGCTCATCGGCGCGGCGTCGTTCTGGAAGTCGGCGAAACGTAGGTAGTACCACGACGAGTCGACGAAGGTGTCCATCGTGTCGGTCTCGCGTCGGGCCGGCCCCCCACAACTCGGACAGCTCGTGTTCAGGAAGCCTTCGTGGAAGGTCAGCGGAGACTGGCCGTTCGGTCGGAACTCCACGTCGTCGGGGGCCAACACCGGCAACTGCTGCGCAGGCACGGGCTGCAGGCCGCAATCGTCGCAGTAGACCATCGGGATGGGGCACCCCCAGAACCGCTGGCGGCTCAACAGCCAGTCGCGCAACCGGAAGGTGACCTTGGCGTCGCCGATTCCCTCGGAGCGCAGGAACTCGATCGCCTTGGCCTTTGCTTCGTCGACGCTGAGCCCGTTCAGCCACTCCGAGTTGATGACCTCCCCGTCACCCGCGTAGGCCTCACCCTCGAAATCGGCGGGCGGCTGAACGGTCGCGATGATGTCGAGTCCGTAGGCCTTGGCGAAGTCGTGGTCGCGCTGGTCGCCGCCGGGAACCGCCATGATGGCGCCCGTGCCGTAGGTGCCGAGCACGTAATCGGCGAGATAAACCGGCACCGCGTTGCCGTTGAACGGGTTCTTCGCGAACGCTCCGGTGAAGCACCCCCGCTTGGACAGGTCGCGTTCGGTGGAGAGACGGTCGATCTCGCTCGTCAGCTTCACCTGGGCGCGGAACGCCTCGACCTCGTCGCGCCGGTCGTCGGTGACGATGGTCTCCACGAGTGGGTGTTCGGGCGCCAGCACACAGAACGTCATCCCGAAGCTGGTGTCGGGTCGGGTCGTGAACACCCGGAACTGAGCACCGGTGTCATTGCCATCCGCATCGACCACCTGCAGGTCGAACTCGGCCCCTTCGGAACGACCGATCCAGTTGCGCTGCTGGGTGATGACGCGCTGTGGCCAGTCGACCTGATCGAGGTCGTCGAGCAATTGCTGTGCGTAGTCGGTGATCTTGAAGAACCACTGTTCAAGGTCGCGGCGTTCGACCACCGCTCCCGAACGCTCAGCGGTGCCGTCGGGCAACACCTGCTCGTTGGCCAGCACGGTCTGGTCGACCGGATCCCAGTTCACCGGGGCCATCTTGCGGTAGACGAGGCCGGCTTCGTACATCTTCAAGAAGATGGTCTGGGTCCAGCGGATGTAGTCGGGGTCGTGGCTCTTGACCTCGCGGCGCCAGTCGTAGCCGCCACCGATCCGCAACAGCGAGCTGCGCAGCTCCTCGATGTTGTTGTCGGTGAAGGTGCGCGGGTGGATCCCGCTCTTGATGGCCGCGTTCTCGGCCGGCAGTCCGAAGGAGTCGAATCCCATCGGCGACAACACGGCATAGCCCTGCATCGTGCGGTACCGATTGATGAGGTCGCCGAAGGTGTAGTTGCGGACGTGGCCCATATGCGCCGCGCCCGACGGGTACGGATACATGCACAACACGTAGTAGTGCGGCCGCGGGTCGTCGTTGTCGACCTCATAGGTTCGGTCATCTCGCCAGAACTGCTGCCAACGGGGTTCGATCTCGGTGGGGCGATAGGCCGTCTCCGCGGCGGACTCGTGCGAATTCGACATGTTGGCCAGCGTAGTTTCGAGGAGCGACCCGCCGCGAAACGTCCGGGTATCGTTTCGCAACCCCGGCCACGGTCTTGATATATTGTCCAGCGCCTCGCGGGGCTGTAGCTCAATTGGGAGAGCGCTTCCATGGCATGGAAGAGGTAGTCGGTTCGATCCCGATCAGCTCCACACACCGAAACCCCCGAAATCTCGGGGGTTTCGTGCTTTTTAGCCACTGGTCGGGGTTCTGAGTTTCGGTGGCCATAGCCACCGAAACCCCTACAGAACCCGGGACGGGGCCCGTGGGTCAGCTCGCGGAGGTGGTGCGCTGCTGATCGGCATTCGACTTAAGCACCGTGGCGTTGTTCGCCAACGACTCCTGCACCGCGTTCAGTGCCGTGGTCACCGCCGCCCAGTTGCTCTTGAACCGCTCGGCGTCGGTGCCGATCCACGTCACGCCGTCGACGAGACCGCGCAGCTCGCCGGCGATCGCGGCGACGTCGTCGGCCTTGCGGGTCAGGGTGTTGGAAAGCTGTTCGAGTTGCTCGACGTCTGCGCCGATGATGGCCATGGTGGGCTCCTTGTCTCTGGCCGACCCCGTCGGTCGGCGCTGTGAGAACCGTAGGAACCGGCGTGCGGCCTGCCTATGGGGGACGTCCCCCCTGCGCGCCGCGGCTAGGTCCGTACCGCGGCGGCTACCAGGGCATCGCGATCTGCACGAGACTCGCCTCGCCGTCGCGCACCAGCTCCGCTCGACCCGGCACGGCGTAGCGACCGAACCGACCGAGTCGCACCCCGGCGACGTCGCCATCGAGCTCGCTCTCGGGGCGAACCAGCACGCAGTGACGCTCCCGACGGATTCTGGTGACCA from Microthrixaceae bacterium harbors:
- the leuS gene encoding leucine--tRNA ligase — its product is MSNSHESAAETAYRPTEIEPRWQQFWRDDRTYEVDNDDPRPHYYVLCMYPYPSGAAHMGHVRNYTFGDLINRYRTMQGYAVLSPMGFDSFGLPAENAAIKSGIHPRTFTDNNIEELRSSLLRIGGGYDWRREVKSHDPDYIRWTQTIFLKMYEAGLVYRKMAPVNWDPVDQTVLANEQVLPDGTAERSGAVVERRDLEQWFFKITDYAQQLLDDLDQVDWPQRVITQQRNWIGRSEGAEFDLQVVDADGNDTGAQFRVFTTRPDTSFGMTFCVLAPEHPLVETIVTDDRRDEVEAFRAQVKLTSEIDRLSTERDLSKRGCFTGAFAKNPFNGNAVPVYLADYVLGTYGTGAIMAVPGGDQRDHDFAKAYGLDIIATVQPPADFEGEAYAGDGEVINSEWLNGLSVDEAKAKAIEFLRSEGIGDAKVTFRLRDWLLSRQRFWGCPIPMVYCDDCGLQPVPAQQLPVLAPDDVEFRPNGQSPLTFHEGFLNTSCPSCGGPARRETDTMDTFVDSSWYYLRFADFQNDAAPMSPEVIAKWLPVDQYIGGAEHAVLHLMYARFFTKALSDLGLVPADLREPFKRLFTQGMIRLAGSKMSKSKGNLVAPEEIIDNQGADALRLAQLGLKPPQDDVDWEDVSIDGALRFLGRVWRLSVPGNDVIGEVRSGEPTAADQAIERARNVVISEVTSDFDRWSYNTAVAKFMAFTNDLYRYVQSETGANGEVLQRSIDTLLLLMAPATPHVTAELWKRRVEAGISSGNVHIHRESWPTFEESKLVADTVTMVVQINGKVRERLEVAPDITEADAVAAALGTAKVAELVGGAEPRKVIARPPKLVNIVL
- a CDS encoding WXG100 family type VII secretion target gives rise to the protein MAIIGADVEQLEQLSNTLTRKADDVAAIAGELRGLVDGVTWIGTDAERFKSNWAAVTTALNAVQESLANNATVLKSNADQQRTTSAS